In Pygocentrus nattereri isolate fPygNat1 chromosome 26, fPygNat1.pri, whole genome shotgun sequence, one genomic interval encodes:
- the hyal1 gene encoding hyaluronidase-1, translating to MGATACWTCPLIFLCVFMTSPVLVHPLKSFSHLPFFTVWNAPTKKCESHYGVHLDLSVFDIVHNQNQTFAGNNITIFYSGKLGFYPHYDKNIAVYGGVPQNASLSEHLRKAESDIRKDIPDRDFQGLAVVDWESWRPLWVRNWGSKEVYWQGSKALVKAKHPDWNPEQIDKEARKDFERAAQAFMEETLKLGERERPEGLWGFYGFPCCYNYQYKKNQTYTGECPPLEMKRNNMLAWLWNVSTALYPDIYLDLMLRDRNQDILLYSRYRILEGLRVRNQATHIKPPVIPYARIVYTYSLEFLSQEALVNTLGESVALGAAGIVLWGDASYSESKATCQAVKDYLDSTLGRYVVNVTEAASICSRTLCSSQGRCQRRDSGSGAYLHLDPAEWTIIRRADLPDGASGGPPYVVQRRVMRDKRESNRFREMFKCQCFPGWEGEHCQKPVDGWL from the exons ATGGGTGCTACTGCCTGCTGGACATGTCCTCTGATCTTCCTCTGCGTTTTCATGACCTCTCCTGTCTTGGTCCATCCACTTAAGTCGTTCTCTCACCTCCCGTTCTTCACAGTATGGAACGCTCCCACTAAGAAATGTGAATCTCACTATGGTGTTCATCTTGACTTGAGCGTCTTCGATATTGTCCACAACCAGAACCAGACGTTCGCTGGTAATAACATTACCATCTTCTACTCAGGCAAGTTAGGCTTCTATCCTCACTATGATAAGAACATAGCAGTGTATGGAGGGGTTCCTCAGAACGCCAGCCTGAGTGAACACCTCCGGAAAGCTGAATCCGACATACGGAAGGACATCCCAGATCGGGACTTCCAAGGGCTGGCGGTGGTGGATTGGGAGAGCTGGAGGCCTTTGTGGGTACGGAACTGGGGCAGTAAGGAAGTGTACTGGCAAGGCTCCAAGGCACTGGTGAAGGCCAAACATCCAGACTGGAACCCAGAGCAGATAGATAAGGAAGCTAGAAAAGACTTTGAAAGGGCAGCACAGGCCTTCATGGAGGAGACCCTGAAGCTGGGTGAAAGGGAACGGCCGGAGGGGCTGTGGGGCTTCTATGGCTTTCCCTGCTGCTACAACTACCAGTACAAGAAGAACCAGACCTACACTGGAGAGTGCCCACcactagaaatgaaaaggaACAACATGCTTGCTTGGTTGTGGAACGTAAGCACGGCTCTGTATCCTGACATTTACTTGGATCTGATGCTCAGGGATCGCAACCAGGATATTCTGCTGTACTCCCGATATCGAATCCTGGAGGGCTTGAGGGTGAGAAACCAGGCGACTCACATCAAGCCCCCCGTCATCCCTTATGCCCGCATCGTCTATACCTACTCGCTAGAGTTCCTCTCACAG gaGGCGCTGGTTAATACCCTTGGAGAAAGTGTTGCATTAGGGGCAGCAGGAATTGTTCTGTGGGGAGATGCAAGCTACTCTGAAAGCAAG GCCACCTGTCAAGCAGTGAAGGACTACCTGGACTCCACTCTGGGCCGATACGTGGTAAACGTGACCGAAGCTGCATCCATTTGCAGCCGGACTCTGTGTTCGTCTCAGGGGCGATGCCAGCGGCGAGACTCAGGCTCTGGGGCCTACCTCCATCTAGACCCAGCCGAGTGGACCATCATTCGAAGAGCTGATCTTCCAGACGGGGCCTCTGGCGGTCCACCGTACGTGGTACAGAGGAGGGTGATGAGAGATAAGAGGGAGAGTAATCGTTTTAGAGAGATGTTTAAGTGCCAGTGTTTCCCAGGCTGGGAAGGTGAGCATTGCCAGAAACCGGTTGACGGCTggctgtga